The DNA region TCAAGCGATTGGTGTCTGCGTAAAGCTACCGCACATCAAGGGCGTGCCCATCCTGTCCTGTTCCAATATTCGATCGACCGATCAAGCGGCTTTTCGATAGTAATGGCTGAGGATCCCTCCCAGCCGTTCTACTGTTCAATATTCCTCAACTCGTCGGTTCCAAAATGCGCCATGTCGACCGAGAATGGCGTGGAGGGGGCAACCTAATCCCGTGCACGCTCACCGATTAACGATCGGCTGGGTTTTGGAATAGGACGGCTTCGCCTCCCTGACGATTGGTATGACCGGGCATCGGTTTGGTCACCTGATGAGGGTGGAACCTCCCCGACCGGCGGTGGCGTTGTGCCGAGGACCGACAACGGTGAACCGAACTCTTGTTTCACCGAGCAGCACGAACAGCATCAGGGCGTCCACCCTCCAGCATCTCCTTCGCGATCTTCTCGAAGAGAGGCGCCTCGAGCTTGCGGTACCCGGCGATCGCCTCCGAGAGGTGAACGCCTCTTCACTTTCGGGCTGCTTTGCTGCTGATCCGAACCGGTAGCGGACGCCACACCCCCATGATGCCTATCCTTTTCAGTCAGCGCCCCTCCCACTCCGCCCGAAGGCGCGCGATTACCTCGCGGGTCTCGGCGATGCGATCCTCAAACCCTGCTCGGTATCTCCAGGCTAGCTGATTGAGCGACATTCGCCATCAGCATCGTCAATGTAGCTACCTACAGCTACATTGCATCATGTGGAGAACCGTGGGAATTCGAGAGCTGAAGAACAAGCTCAGCCAATACCTGCGCTACGTGCAGCAGGGGGACGACGTGGTCGTGACGGATCGTGGCCGCATCGTCGCCGAGATCCGCGCGCCCGGCAGTCCGCGAAACCTGCCGGACTATCCACGGCTGGTTGAGCGAGCCGAGCGCGGAGACGCTCGAATGGGCCAACCCAACCGGCCCGATCTTTACACCTTGATGGGCCCGGTGGCGGGCCCGCCGGGCTTGGCGGCTCGTCTCCTCGCTGAAGAGCGAGGAGAACGCTGAACGTCTACGCGGAGCCGAGCGCGGTCCTGTCTTGGTTGCTCGGCGAAGCTGATGGAGCGAAGACGGCCTCGATACTGGAGCGGGCGGAGCTCGTTTTGACGTCCGATCTCACGCTCATCGAATGTGAGCGAGTGCTCATTCGGACAACCTCTTCCAAGGCGCTCTCGGAGGCGGATGCGGTCGACCGCAGGGCCGCGCTCAGACGCGCCGCAGAGCACTGGGTGCTCTTGCGGCTCGACGACGAGATCAGAAACCGAAGCAAGCTGCCGTTCCCTGCCGAGCCAGTGCGTACGCTGGACGCGATCCATTTAGCGAGTGCGTTGATCGGACGCGGCATGGTACCGGGGCTGCTGATGCTCTCCCTGGACCGCCGAGTGCGCGAGAACGCTGCCGCCCTCGGCTTCGACGTACTTCCCGACTGACGCTTCCGCACTCCCCTTCCTTGCCGCCCGGACGCACCGAGCGGACATTGCCCTCGCGCTGAGTGGGAGTTCGCACTAAGGAGTCCGACAATGCCCGTGCTCAACCAACTCGTCGACGCGCTGCTCGACGGATCGGTCCGCGTCGTGGATCTCACTCAGCCTCTCAGCCCGGACACGCCAGTCATCGACCTGCCAGACATCTTTGCACAGTCCCCCGGCCTAACGGTCGACGTGATCAGCCGCTACAACGACGCTGGGCCGGCGTGGTACTGGAACACGCTCAACCTCGGCGAGCACACGGGCACGCACTTCGACGCGCCGGTACACTGGGTGACGGGCAAGGACCTCCCGAACAACA from Gemmatimonadota bacterium includes:
- a CDS encoding type II toxin-antitoxin system prevent-host-death family antitoxin; the encoded protein is MWRTVGIRELKNKLSQYLRYVQQGDDVVVTDRGRIVAEIRAPGSPRNLPDYPRLVERAERGDARMGQPNRPDLYTLMGPVAGPPGLAARLLAEERGER
- a CDS encoding PIN domain-containing protein, producing MLGEADGAKTASILERAELVLTSDLTLIECERVLIRTTSSKALSEADAVDRRAALRRAAEHWVLLRLDDEIRNRSKLPFPAEPVRTLDAIHLASALIGRGMVPGLLMLSLDRRVRENAAALGFDVLPD